A DNA window from Ranitomeya imitator isolate aRanImi1 chromosome 2, aRanImi1.pri, whole genome shotgun sequence contains the following coding sequences:
- the LOC138667557 gene encoding uncharacterized protein, translated as MLTSDESSVVAAALVFEAARLQEERRPKRKRRMWTRSWLQKRSTLSHMGLIRELRDNNPHDFRNYLRMSEESFKIILSAVTPLIQRRDTPMRAAVPVEERLAVTLRFLATGRSLQDLQFSAAVSRPFLSVVIPETCEAIVQSLRHYMEFPKTADDWKRIASDFDELWQFPNCGGALDGKHVRITQPANSGSFFFNYKGYFSVILMALVNANYEFVDVDVGMNGRVSDGGVFEHTSFGESLRNNELLLPLNEDTKANLNFVFIADEAFPLHPHLLKPFAQRTLTPERRIFNYRLSRARRVVENAFGIMANRFRVFHTAINLKLPSIDFVVLACCVLHNFLRRHDTSSYSPPSFIDAVDARTGDIVPGEWRTQPDNFTALQALGSGRQADDARDCREKYCQYFNGSGAVPWQDRAV; from the exons atgctcacttccgatgagagttctgttgttgctgctgccctggtgtttgaggcagcacgtctccaagaggagagacgtcctaaacgaaaacgtcgcatgtggacccggagctggctgcagaaaagatccacattgtcacacatgggtctcataagagagttacgtgacaataaccctcatgatttccgaaactaccttcggatgtccgaggaatccttcaaaataatactgtctgctgttacgccactcatacaaaggcgtgatacgccgatgcgtgcagccgtgcccgtggaggaaaggttggcggtgacactgcggttcctggcaacaggaaggtctcttcaggatttgcagttttccgccgctgtttccagacctttcctgagcgttgtgattccggagacatgcgaggccattgtgcagagcttaaggcattatatggag tttcccaagacggcggatgactggaagaggattgcttccgattttgatgagctgtggcagtttccaaactgcggtggtgcattagatggaaagcatgtgcgcatcacgcaaccagccaactctggatccttttttttcaactacaaaggatatttcagtgtgatcctcatggcccttgtcaatgcgaactatgagtttgtcgatgtggatgttggcatgaatggtcgagtctccgacggtggtgtttttgaacacacttcatttggggaaagcttgaggaacaatgaactgctgttgccactaaatgaagacacaaaagcaaacctaaattttgtcttcatcgctgatgaagctttccctcttcatccacatttgctgaagccatttgcacagagaacactcacaccggagcgcagaatctttaattaccggttgtcgagggcccgtcgtgtggttgaaaatgcctttgggattatggcaaatcggtttagagtgttccacacagctatcaacttgaagctgccgtctatagactttgtggttttggcatgctgtgtgctccataatttcctgagacgtcatgatacgagctcctattctcctccttcgtttattgatgcagtggacgcaagaaccggagatattgtgcccggggaatggcgtacacaaccggataattttacagctcttcaagcacttggatctggcagacaggcagacgatgcaagggactgtcgcgaaaaatactgtcagtactttaatggttctggagctgtaccctggcaggatcgcgccgtataa